CCGGGCGATCACCCGGTGGGTGGCCGAGGCCGGCTACACCGGCGACGTCGAGGTGGAGATCTTCAACCAGGCCGTCTGGGACACCCCCGGCGACGACGTCGTCGCGACGATGGCCGACCGCTACCGGCGCCTGGTCCTGCCCCACCTCTCGTAGTGACCGGTCGCCCGGCTGCCCGACGCGCGCTCAGGTGTGGACTTCTGGACCTCACAGGTCCAGGACTCCACACCTAAGCGCCGGCGAGTGTGCACGCAGGGCCGCACCTCGTCGGGGTGCCTGCCCAGCCGCCCCGCCGCAGGGCCTGCGCCACCTGCGCCGCGACCGCGCACGGGGCGGCGGCGACGTGGCTCCAGCGGTAGCGCAGGGTGAGCTCGCTGCTCCGCAGCAGGGCGGCGTTGTCACGCCAGGTGTCCCGGTCGGTCCGCCCGCCGGGGTGCGCCAGGCGGCCGTCGAGCTCCACCCGGACCCCCAGCCCTCGGTAGCGGCAGTCGGCCCGGACCCAACGGCCGTCGAGCCGCTCGCGCACCTGCAGGTCGGCGGCCGGGAGCCCGTGGGCGCGCCCGACGTCCCGCCGGTACCGCAGCTCCAGAGGTGACTCCACACCCTCGGCCACCTCACCGAGCACCTCGAGCACGAGGCGCCGGCCACGGACCCGGTCCCGGCGCTCGAGGGCGAGCAGGAGGGCGGCCGGGTGCACCACGCGCCGCGTCGCCCTCGTGAGGATCCCGACGACGTCGTCGTCCGTCGCCGCGCGGGCGACGAGGTCGATCGCGGTGTCGTCGGGGCGGACGGCGGCGACCAGGCCGTGGAAGACGCCCGGCATCGGGCGCCTGCGGTGCACCCGCAGACCCGCGTGCGCCACCACGGTGCGCCGCGCCGGCACGCTGACCTCGACCGGCTGCCCCACGCGCTGCTCGCGGGTGGCGGGGGACTCGAACCACCAGTCGGCTGCGGTTGAGTGCGAGAGGGCGGCGCCGGGCCCGGCGTGGGCGAGGGCGGCGGACACCCGGGTGAGCCAGCCGAGCTGCCCGGAGTGGATGACGTACACGCCCGGGTAGGCCCGCTGCCACGCGCCTGTGGACACGCGGTGCCGCAGCTCGCGGTCAGTCGCCCCGGCGGCCAGCGCCTCGGGTCGCGTGAGCACCTGGTGCCGCCGCGCGGCGAGCGCCTCGATCCGCTGACGGTCCATGCCCGACGGTGGCCCGGCCGGCCCACCCGCCGCCACCGACATCCCGCACCCTGTGGACCGCCCTCGCGCGGCGCTTCGGTGTGGACTTTCGGACCTCACAGGTCCACAGGTCCACACCGAAGGACCCGGCACGGCGCAACGGTCAGTGGATGTTCTGGTGCTCCCGGTACTCGCGCCAGACGTTCTCGAAGAAGTCGTCGGCCTCCGGGATCGGGCGGCGGGGGCGCCAGGT
Above is a genomic segment from Georgenia wutianyii containing:
- a CDS encoding type IV toxin-antitoxin system AbiEi family antitoxin domain-containing protein, with amino-acid sequence MDRQRIEALAARRHQVLTRPEALAAGATDRELRHRVSTGAWQRAYPGVYVIHSGQLGWLTRVSAALAHAGPGAALSHSTAADWWFESPATREQRVGQPVEVSVPARRTVVAHAGLRVHRRRPMPGVFHGLVAAVRPDDTAIDLVARAATDDDVVGILTRATRRVVHPAALLLALERRDRVRGRRLVLEVLGEVAEGVESPLELRYRRDVGRAHGLPAADLQVRERLDGRWVRADCRYRGLGVRVELDGRLAHPGGRTDRDTWRDNAALLRSSELTLRYRWSHVAAAPCAVAAQVAQALRRGGWAGTPTRCGPACTLAGA